The genomic window TTTTGGCAAAAATTAATGTTGTAAATACAATActgttgtaatccataaaaattgGGAGGATCCCTTTCGTATATCACTGAAAATGACGTATTTTTCCGGTCTTGCTTTAATCGAAGCTTTCCACTCACTCacttgatgtctggattgcgtgtgaTACTCGTGAACCCACATCTCGTCTCCAGCAATTACGCGTCTCATGAAAGTTGGGCTGGATTTGATCTTGgaaataaattctttaaagtggtcgcttttttgcatgaaattcaggtctttgggaccaactttaCTGCAACATGGCTCAAATCCACACCTCTAACTACAATAATATGTCCTACACAGATCGATAAGCAATGCTCAGGTGCTCTGTCAGCTTTTTGATGGTGAACTTGCGTTTATTGGTCAACTTTTCTTTAACGTTATTGTTGTTCTCATGAGTCTACGATGTCGACGACCTGGCACTAGGTTcatcatcctcgatggactaaTGATCTcctctgaagcgttcatgccacccCTAAACGGCAAAATGCTTTCTTTACAGTATCAAAGTTATTGACTGCAGCTTATCTAAGTTCTTTGACCGCCGTTTAGTATTATTTATGTGTAAATTAATCTATGCCCGAGCGctgaattatatttttcgtttttattttttgcgttaTCATCTCGTGCATGCAATCTTATTGGTATTTGAAAGAGCGAATCTTTTCAAGAGGAGACTTTAATCCGAAGATAAGGGTCACATTTCCTACGGTTAAGATGATCGACCAAGCGACTAATAACTAAAAAGAAATCGATATCATATCTGTTTTAATGATAGAAGGGATGTACatactttttatttctaaatcgTAACTCTatttaaaagaacaaaaaattccaattaaatCGTTTATAATTGCCTCTCCCATCCCATTGCTTGAATTAGTTCCTGTGTTAATCCCACGTACATTAGCATAGAAATCGTTGCCTTATCAAACCTTTCGTTAAGTCCGTTGACCGACTGTCCAGAAgataacaaaattatttcccaaaatcaaagaaaatatttttctcgaaTCTGGTATTAGAATAGTGTTGGATGACGGCCACGCTACCAATGTTTGTTAGTCAATATTGCTTATGGAACATCATCCTAGAAAACTTCGTTGAAACTAGCGAAGGGTCAAGATTTATAAATAGCGAGAAAGGAGAGAGAAAAGAGgttttgaaaataagttttgGAATGAGGAAATGCTGACAAATattgtttatctttttttacGAGGCACGCacccaaaaacattaaaacattcCACTTCATCTCATTTTTGATATTCGGGATTTTTCTAACTACAGCTACGATTATTGGTTGGTTAATTTATTGAAGAAACTTGGCCAGAAAGCATAGTATGGACTAAAGATCTGTAATCGGTGCCAAGAGTTGCCTTCAAATTTGGTTAACCCTTAACAAATCAAGCGAGGTCTTGGGAAGATTCAAGGACGTGGTTTTAAGTGTTTTACCGTAGttacaaacataaaaaacctTGATTTTTATGAATGATTTTGATTGGTTAAAAATAATATCCTATTAATATACCTGGGCggtcgccgtaaccgaatgggttggtgcgtgactactattcagaaatCAGAGATAACGTAGATTCGAGTCTCGgtaagaccaaaatgaagatacagtttttcctaatagcggtctttcttggcaggcaatggcgaacctccgagtgtatttctgccatgaaaaagctcctcataaaaaagcaaatatctgccgttcggagtcggcttgaaactgtaggtcactccatttgtggaacaacatcaacgcccacgccacaaatagggtgCATCTTAATATACCTGAGATTCGTTCAGTAAAAAAAGACGTAAAATAACAGCCATCCAAAGTAAAGAATTGAGACAAACTAAAGAAAAACATAGGGTCTTCAGAAGACCCAGCTTAGTGAACAATTCTAGCGGGAGAAACAGTAGCTTAACCATTTGCCGCATTATTTTTTAACGTAATACAAATCTATTTCCATAACTACAGGTTAATTAACAAATGAACCTCATTGTATTTATTAGCTGATAACCAATCGGAAGCTGCTCAACTTAAAAAGTACGCTAAGGTTCCAAACAGCAACGCAGATAACAATAAACCTCACCACCACCAGCGCAATCAACCAAAAAATAGACTAAGACTAGCCGCCAAGTGCGATaagttttccaaaacaaaaattgttgtcCCTCAACTAAAATGATGAACGAGAGCACAGATGTTGCGGCTTCGGTGAGCTCGGTAAAACCGGCCAGCAGCCACATTTCTACCTCACTCCAGGAACCGGTAAAATTGCGCATCGGCGAAGAGGGTGTTACGGCTAGGGAGCCACAGAATATACCACAATTTTTTCACGATTGTTGCAAGCTTTATGCCGATTCACCGGCACTAGTCTACGCTAATGAGGCATCACCAACTGTCAGCTACAAGGAATTCGAACGTCATGTGGAGCAAACCGCGCTTATGCTCCTGCATGTTGGCTTACAGCCACGCTCGTCCATTGGCATACTGGCTTTCAATTGCCCCGAATGGTTTTATGCTGAATTTGCTGCTTTGCGTGCCAACGGCATAGTAGCCGGTATTTATCCGAGCAGTTCGCCGGAGGCAGTGCATCATGTGCTGGAAACTTCGCAGGCGTCTGTTTGTGTTGTGGATGATGCGCAGCAGATGGCAAAGGTGCGTGAAGTGAAGGAGAGATTGCCCCAGTTGCGCGCGGTTATACAGTTGCATGGCCCATTCGAAGATTTTGTGGGCACAGAGGAGGGCTATTATCGCTGGGCTGATATGCTGGCATTGGAGTACGACAATCAGCTGCGGGAGGAACTGGCGCGGCGTGAGCGTGCTGTTGGCGCCAATGAATGTGCGATGCTGATTTTTACGGTATGTAAAGGAATAGCAGTTTCAAATTTTCGCTATACTTTCTGCTTTGACTGAGATatttagctttaaaaattataaagttaGTGTTAATTAAATCTGATAATTTGCATTAGAAAGGAATTCGTGAAATTTACATTACGtatgattttttcatttaatattttgcaaacAATTCATTTCCGGGTATTACATTGATTAATGGTGAACAAATTCTCAATTTAATACTTTCAGTCGGGCACTACGGGCCTCCCAAAAGCTGCTATGCTTTCGCACGACGCTATCATCTTAAACTCTAAATATGTCACCTCAGAAGTCAGCCGCTTCCGTAAAACCGGTGAAACAACTGTCTCCTACCTGCCTTTGAATCACGTTGCCGCACAAATTTTCGACGTCTACATGGGCATAGGAAATGGTTCGTGTATCCATTTTGCCGATCGCGATGCACTTAAAGGGACACTCCTGAAAACATTTGCCAAGGCGCGTCCCACAAGCGTTTTCGGTGTACCGCGCGTCTTTGAGAAGATACAGGAGTACCTAAAGCAACTCGAATCAACCTCGTCTAGATTTGCGCGTTACACATTGGATTGGGCACGACAAGTGACTTTAGAGTACTACCTGCGCAAAAATGACAAGTCGTAAGTATTGGATTAAACTCCTGGGAGACTGTCGCTGATGTAGCACTTATTCTTCCGTAGAAGCTCTTTCAAATTATGGTTGGCATCAAAGATTACGCATCAAGTTAAGCTCACCTTGGGTCTTGATCGGTGTGAATGGCTACTCGTGGGCGGTGCGCCTGTTTCagaggaaatgaaaaaatttttcctAAGTCTCGATATGCCACTTGCGGAAGCTTATGGACTCTCTGAAATGGGTGGTGGCGCGGTGGTTAATTTTAATTATGCCAATTTGCGTACTTGTGGGAAAGTACTAGATGGcgtggaaataaaaattaataatcctgATGTAAATGGCCAAGGCGAGGTAAGTACATATATGGCACGATGTAGGGAATACAGAAGGTGGCGCCTTACGAAAGCCGCGAATGTGACGTCAGTACAGAAAATGAACAAACCTTTGTGTGCAATTGTATGCACGTGCAGATGTATGTGTGCACGATTTATTCTACATGCTTGGTTTACACCCACTCTTGcctcgtcttcctcttcttcttatttgtttatttttgttttatattgaaGTAACGGTTTTTaggaaggcgcaatcttgtattcttgCATTTATGAGAACTAATTACAACGTTTCTTTACGCTTCTCATAGGTCTGTCTTCGCAGCCGGTCCAACATGATGGGTTATCTTAATGAGTTGGAAAAGACACGTGAAGTCCTCACAGAAGATGGTTGGTTGTTAACCGGTGATTTGGGCCATTTGGATATCGAGGGTTATCTTCAGATTACTGGCCGCATCAAAGAGTTGGTCATAACAGCAGGCGGCGAAAACATACCACCAGTACATGTGGAAGATCTGGTCAAAGCGGAATTACCTTGTGTTAGCAATGCCCTGCTGGTGGGTGACCATCGCAAATATCTAGCCATACTACTGACGTTGAAGGTTGGCAGAAGAATCACACAAATacttgaaatatttctaaaatttgctTATTCTTGCAGACTGATATAGATTCGCACACTGGCATGCCCTTGGACACACTACATTCGGATGCCGTTGCTTGGCTGAAGAATTTAGGGTTCAACTATACAAAGTTATCGGAGGTTTTAAATATACCAGCTGACTGCAGTGAGTACGATGACGCCACTGTGTTAGTAAAGCCCGATGCGAAGATAGTGACGGCCATAGAGGAAGCCTTGAAACGGGCCAACACGCGCGCTCTGTCTAATGCACAGAAAGTACAAAAGTTCGCATTACTGCCGCACGACTTTTCAATACCCACTGGCGAATTGGGCCCAACACTGAAGTCGCGTCGTAAAGTAATACTACAGAAGTATGCTGCTGTTATAGACCGCATCTACGGGTAGTTCTAtttctctttttaaaatttactacaaacaaaaattaaatacttaagTAACTTAGTTTAGTTAATACAAACAatctaaaagtgaaaaaaaaacacgtgaAAGTTTGGTAGCAAAATTAGCCACTGGGCTTGGAAACAAGTGGGCGtactaaaaatcttaaaaaaaacagaaaactttAGCTTCTTGTAAAGTGTCTTTAAATTAAAGTATTTGTAATAAATGACAGATGCAATAATACATTTGGAATCGGAGGTTAGTAAAAATTTCAGCACGGATTTCTTATgaataaaaagttcaaaagccATGTCCCATCCTAATGACATCAAAGGGAACTAGTCTCGATAATGAGTTTTTATCAGTTTTTTGTTAATCAAATCACTCCTTCGTGTGCTGAAACACCCTAAGTCTTCGAAAAGACCCGAATCGCATCCAAGCGTCTAGTTATTCTGTGGCTCAGCAGCTCAGGTCCTTGCTGAGATATTCGAAAAGTAGTGCTGAATTCTTTGAAGTGAGTGACATTGGCACAAAAAGTGCTCATCTTTGATTTTTACGGATCCTACAGAAATTGTTGAGCTGCGCACTAAACTTGGAGGTGATTCAGTGGCGGTGATTTAGTGCTGCATTATTTGAAGTGCGGGATATTCATTTCATCATTAATCTTTCAGTTTTACAGCTAATACAGAATTTCTTGAACTGGGCATCACACTTGAAGGTGGCTCAGTGTCCCTTTAGTGTTCACATGACAAGCCAAGTTCTTCTTTGTTTATGTCAGTAAGTTAAGTTTCCTTCGTTCACCGATTCTTTACAAAAGGGAACGGGATACTCTTCAG from Anastrepha ludens isolate Willacy chromosome 5, idAnaLude1.1, whole genome shotgun sequence includes these protein-coding regions:
- the LOC128864037 gene encoding long-chain-fatty-acid--CoA ligase heimdall-like codes for the protein MMNESTDVAASVSSVKPASSHISTSLQEPVKLRIGEEGVTAREPQNIPQFFHDCCKLYADSPALVYANEASPTVSYKEFERHVEQTALMLLHVGLQPRSSIGILAFNCPEWFYAEFAALRANGIVAGIYPSSSPEAVHHVLETSQASVCVVDDAQQMAKVREVKERLPQLRAVIQLHGPFEDFVGTEEGYYRWADMLALEYDNQLREELARRERAVGANECAMLIFTSGTTGLPKAAMLSHDAIILNSKYVTSEVSRFRKTGETTVSYLPLNHVAAQIFDVYMGIGNGSCIHFADRDALKGTLLKTFAKARPTSVFGVPRVFEKIQEYLKQLESTSSRFARYTLDWARQVTLEYYLRKNDKSSSFKLWLASKITHQVKLTLGLDRCEWLLVGGAPVSEEMKKFFLSLDMPLAEAYGLSEMGGGAVVNFNYANLRTCGKVLDGVEIKINNPDVNGQGEVCLRSRSNMMGYLNELEKTREVLTEDGWLLTGDLGHLDIEGYLQITGRIKELVITAGGENIPPVHVEDLVKAELPCVSNALLVGDHRKYLAILLTLKTDIDSHTGMPLDTLHSDAVAWLKNLGFNYTKLSEVLNIPADCSEYDDATVLVKPDAKIVTAIEEALKRANTRALSNAQKVQKFALLPHDFSIPTGELGPTLKSRRKVILQKYAAVIDRIYG